A stretch of the Pelmatolapia mariae isolate MD_Pm_ZW linkage group LG23, Pm_UMD_F_2, whole genome shotgun sequence genome encodes the following:
- the LOC134621017 gene encoding putative methyltransferase DDB_G0268948 — MAVRLFEGKDHAAAYLQYRVAPQELVSTVMSFMEKRTPKPFNLALDVGCGSGQGTTLLAPYFTKVVGTDVSPAQIVTAQANKNPPNVSYRQCPAEELPFASGEVDLLSAMTAAHWFDHQRFLKEADRVLKPGGCLALLSYTMDMELEYGDISSALNDICKEFYGALLPFRDPYIGKSSKKIYLDMFNSCSYPDKEWNECLQTKRTLPLSQYIGMVETFSSYQKLKNKDPAEAKHLSDHIRNKLMSAMKVSSPETEVTMIMHYFYWLACKP, encoded by the exons ATGGCTGTGCGGCTCTTCGAGGGGAAAGATCATGCGGCGGCTTACCTGCAGTACAGAGTGGCACCCCAGGAGCTGGTCAGCACAGTTATGAGCTTTATGGAGAAAAGG ACACCAAAACCATTTAACCTTGCACTGGATGTAGGCTGTGGATCGGGGCAAGGGACGACCCTTTTGGCTCCATACTTCACCAAAGTGGTTGGAACCGACGTCAGCCCCGCCCAGATAGTGACAGCTCAAGCCAATAAGAACCCTCCAAATGTCTCATACAG GCAGTGTCCAGCAGAAGAGCTACCATTTGCATCTGGAGAGGTGGACCTTTTGAGTGCCATGACAGCAGCTCATTGGTTTGATCACCAGCGGTTCCTCAAGGAGGCTGACAGGGTGCTGAAGCCTGGAGGCTGCCTGGCTCTCCTTAGCTACACCATGGACATGGAGCTTGAGTATGGGGACATCTCCAGCGCTCTCAATGACATATGCAAAGAG TTTTATGGCGCCCTGCTTCCATTCCGAGATCCCTACATTGGAAAATCCTCTAAGAAGATCTACCTAGACATGTTCAACTCCTGCTCTTACCCAGACAAAGAGTG GAACGAGTGCCTGCAGACAAAAAGGACCCTGCCATTGAGTCAATATATTGGCATGGTGGAGACCTTCTCCAGCTACCAGAAACTGAAGAATAAGGACCCCGCTGAGGCCAAACATCTCTCTGACCATATCAGGAACAA GTTGATGTCTGCAATGAAGGTGTCCTCTCCTGAGACTGAAGTCACGATGATTATGCATTATTTCTACTGGCTGGCGTGCAAACCTTGA